Proteins encoded together in one Telopea speciosissima isolate NSW1024214 ecotype Mountain lineage chromosome 4, Tspe_v1, whole genome shotgun sequence window:
- the LOC122659652 gene encoding germin-like protein 5-1: MAIIIALFVICAFFSGTYASDPDMLQDVCVADLTSGVKVNGYPCKNAGNVSASDFFYSGLAKAGMTNNTMGSLVTPANVEKIPGLNTLGVSISRIDYAVGGLNPPHTHPRATEMVFVLEGELDVGFITTANVLISQTIKKGDIFVFPRGLVHFQKNNADVPATVLAAFNSQLPGTQSIALTLFTSSPSVPDNVLTKAFQIGTKEVEKIKSNLTPKKKS, from the exons ATGGCGATTATTATCGCACTCTTCGTCATATGCGCTTTCTTCTCCGGCACTTATGCCTCAGATCCGGACATGCTTCAGGACGTCTGCGTGGCGGATCTCACTTCTG GGGTGAAGGTGAATGGGTATCCGTGCAAGAACGCCGGTAATGTGAGCGCGTCTGACTTCTTCTACTCGGGGCTTGCCAAGGCAGGGATGACCAACAATACCATGGGATCGTTGGTGACGCCGGCCAACGTGGAGAAGATACCAGGGTTGAACACGTTGGGAGTGTCCATATCTCGGATCGACTACGCAGTGGGAGGGCTGAACCCACCCCATACCCACCCGAGGGCGACGGAGATGGTGTTCGTCCTCGAGGGTGAACTGGACGTTGGATTCATCACCACAGCCAACGTATTGATCTCTCAGACCATAAAGAAGGGTGACATCTTCGTGTTCCCAAGGGGACTCGTCCATTTCCAGAAGAACAATGCTGATGTCCCAGCAACAGTTTTAGCTGCTTTCAATAGCCAGTTGCCAGGGACACAGTCCATCGCTCTCACCCTCTTCACTTCCTCTCCTTCTGTCCCAGACAATGTTCTTACCAAGGCCTTCCAGATCGGTACCAAGGAGGTTGAAAAGATCAAGTCCAACCTCACCCCCAAGAAGAAGtcgtag